The genomic window GGGTACTCGGCCTCACGAAAACGATGAAGGTGGGAAAATACCTGTTCCCGCGCGGGCTCTCAAATATTGCGATTCTCAACGATCTCGCCGAAGGGAAGTCCCGCATTCTCATCAACATTCCGATTCCGGAAGGATGGAGGATGGAACGGATTGCTCTCCAATGCGGCAAGATCCTCGGTGTCGACTCGCAGCGGTTCATTTCGCTCTGCGACAACAGTTCGTTCCGAAAGGAACTTGGGATCGATGCTCCATCGATCGAGGGATACCTCCTGCCGGACACGTATAAATTTCTCTGGCAGGTAAGCGAAGAGGAGATCATCGAGCGGATGGTGGGGGAGTTCAGGAAGTTCTACGCAGACAGTCTGAAACGTCGTCAGGATGATCTGGGATTTTCGATGAAGGAGGTCCTTGCGCTTGCCTCGATTGTCGAAGGGGAAGCAATACTTGATCGGGAACGACCGGTTATTGCCGGTGTCTACCTCAATAGACTGAAAAAGAGAATGCGCCTGGAGGCAGACCCGACGGTGCAGTACGCTCTCCCTGAATGGAAGCGAAGGCTGACCTACTCAGATCTTCGAATCGATTCTCCGTACAACACATATCTTTATTATGGACTCCCCCCCGGGCCAATCAACAATCCAGGCCGGAAATCTATTCTCGCAGCTCTGTATCCCGAAAAGCACTCATTCCTCTATTTTGTTGCAGACGGAACCGGCGGGCACGTCTTCTCCCGTAACTACGCCGAACACCAGAAAGCGGTGAACTCATACCGGCGAATGAAACGTGAAGCCGCAAAAGCAGCTGGCTCGTAAGTCAGGCTGGCCGAATTGTCAGACAAAGCGTTGTTTCTCCCAACGGCCGCCCCGCGGTGGGCTGAAGTTCGTGCTGCCAGCCAGAGTGCAAATTGAAACTTGTTGTCCTGCAATCTCCCGCCGATTACATTCCCTCAGGACGACTTACCAGAGGGACATGCAACCAGATCCAAAGATCTTCTACCGAAGACGTCTTCCGCACTACCAGCCGCCAGGAGAGACGTTTCACGTGACGTTTCGCCTTGCTGGGTCGCTGCCTGTTGAGGTCGTTGTGAGATTGAAGCATGAGCATGAAGCGATAAAGCGAAAAGTGCGTCAGGTCGGCAAGTCTGAAGAGCAAAGGAAACTTACCCGAGAATTGGGAGCGACCTATTTCGATAAATATGATGGATTGCTGGATCGAGCAGGCAATGGGCCCACTTGGCTTGGGGACGATCGAGTCGCTTCTGTCGTGATGAGTGCATTGCTCTACCGGGACGGTAATATCTACGACATGCTCGCCGCCTGTGTGATGCCAAACCATGTGCATGTGTTAATGCATGTAAAGCGAAGCGATGCTTCGCTTTACAGAATCCTCCAATCTCTGAAATCTTACACCGCTGTCACCTGCAACGCCTGCCTCAATCGTTCCGGTGCTTTCTGGCATCACGAAAGCTACGACCATGTCATCCGAGATGGCGCAGAGCTAGAGAGGACGATCTGGTACATCTTGGAGAATCCTGTGAAGGCCGGACTGTGTCGCAATTGGCGGGATTGGCGGTGGACCTACGTGAAAAAGGGGCTGGTTGAACCGTAGGACGAAGCGTTGCTTCGTCGCAGGTCGGCGTAGGCGGACCATCGAGCGCCCACGGTCTGACCTGGTGGAATGTATCCAACGAGGCCGACGAGCGTCCCCCTCCTCGCTTTCTCGTTCCTTTCTTCTCCACTACCGTTTTATTATATTCACCCATCAATAAAACTCCGGGTCACGACAAGAAAATGATCTGATGCGCAATATCCTCCTCATAGTACTCCTTCCATTCATTCTCCTCTCTTGCGCCGGCCAACGTGCCCCGGAAGGGGGGCCGATCGATACCGATCCGCCGACTGTGGCCTCAACGATCCCTGCGAATTATGCCACCCGCTTCAGCGGCCGAAGCATCACGCTGGAATTCAACGAGTATGTCGACCATCGAAGTGTCGAAGGTGCAGTCTTTGTTTCGCCTTCGCTCGGCCAACTCGAGTTCGATTGGTCCGGACGAGAAGTCGAAATACGCTTTGCAGGAACCTTGCGGCGCAGCACGACGTACGTCGTCACGATCGGAACCGATGTGGTGGATCTCCACAATCGCAACAAGATGGCGCAATCGTATACCCTTGCCTTTACGACGGGTGAGGACATCGACCATGGTGCGGTAGAGGGAAGAGTGTTCCCGCGCAGGGAAACCGACCCTGCGCTTGGAGCAATGATTTTTGCATATAGGCTCGATGGCCTCAATCCTGACACACTGGACCCAAGAACGACGAAGCCGGACTACGTTACGCAATCAGGGAAGGATGGCGGATTTCTTCTGAGGCATCTTACCTTCGGATCGTATCGAATTATTGCCGTACGGGATGACTACAAGAATCTCTTGTACGATCCGGAGACTGACGAATTCGGGGCTCAGCCTGACGAAATTGTTCTGACTCCGACGGACACGCTCAAAGCAGGGGTCTGGATGAGGCTCGGCAAGGAAGACACGACTGCTGTCCGGATGACGAAGGCGGCCTCCACGAACAATCGACACGTGATGATTGAATTGTCTTCGCCGATGGACACCAGCGGCCTCAGCGCAAACTGGTTTCGGGTTTCAGACACCGTGAGTCAGAAGCCACTTGGCGTGTTGTCGGTATGTCCGGTGATTCCGAAAATGACCTCAGTCGTCGTCGTTACGGACACGCAACGAGCCGGGGAGGGGTATCGTGTAGAGATCTCGTCTCTACGCGGCGTCAACGGCTTGAGAGTCAGCCCCTCGGCGAATCGCCTGACGTTTTCGGGTTCTGAGGTAAGAGATACACTGGCTCCCAGGATCGCATCGATCTCTCTGGCCGACAGTGCAAAGGAAATTGATCTCCAGCCGAAGTTCCTGCTCAGCTTCTCGGACGCCGTGAAGCGGGAAAGAGCGGGGAACTCGATCTCTCTCATTGATAGTAGTCGCAGCGCGGTTCCTCTCAGGCTGCGCTGGCTCTCCGATGCCTCGGTGGAAGTTATGCCTCAAGGAAGACTGGCCAGCAGGACATGGTTTACACTTCGAATCGGGATGCGGAGCGTGATGAACCTGGCAGGGCGAGCCGGAAAAGATTCGCTGCGGGTATTCCGGTTTCAAACTATTGATGACGAGTTGTTCAGCAGCATCGAAGGTTTCATCCACGATGTGAGCGTGTCAGATCCCAAAGGCGATGTCTTCCTCGTAGCCCGAAACGTCTCGAGGAAGGAGCCAAAGGAATATGTCGTCCGGCTTTCTCAGCCCGGACCGTTCATGCTGAGCGACCTGCTCGAGGGCAAATATCTCCTTCAGGCATTCAGAGATCGCGATGATGATGGAAAATTTTCTCCGGGTCAGGTCTTTCCTTTCCGGCGATCAGAGCGGTTTACTGAATATCCTGACACGCTGAGACTCCGTGCGCGGTGGCCTCTCGAAAATGTCGAATTGAAGTTGCATTGATCCGTAACCCATTGATTTGTTTGACTTTTTGACCAATTTTGTTTAACCTCATTGGAATTTTGCATCGCGGTATGCTTCAGGAACAGCATGCTGCAACGTTATTCCCAGTTCGAGTGTTTTTATGCTAGAAAGCTATGTTCCGATATTCGTCATGGTCGCCGGGGGCATCATCTTCGGCGTAGTCATGGTGAAATTGAACGAGTGGTTTGGGCCGCGCCGGCCTTCGCCGGAGAAGCTCTCGACGTATGAAAGCGGTATGGACCCGGTCAGGAGCGCACGCGAACGGTTCTCCGTCAAGTACTACATGGTTGCGGTTCTGTTCATCCTTTTCGACATCGAAGTGGTCTTTCTCTATCCTTGGGCTGTCTCCTTCAAGCAGTTGGGGGTGGGTGGGTTTATTGAGATGGTGGTCTTTATCGCAATTCTGCTGATTGGGTATTTTTACGTTTGGAGGAAAGGAGCTCTTGAATGGGATTAGAGCATGCGCTGGGTGATAGTTTCCTTACCACGAAAATAGACCTCGCAATCAATTGGTGCCGCAAGAATTCTCTCTGGCCGATGCCCATGGGCATTTCATGCTGCGCTATCGAAATGATGGCGTTTGCCGGCCCGCGCTTTGACGTTGCACGGTTTGGGTCGGAAGTGTTTCGATTTTCCCCGCGTCAATCCGACGTGATGATCGTCGCAGGAACGACGACGTTCAAGATGGCCAAGGTCGTGCGAAAAATCTACGACCAAATGCCGGATCCCAAATGGGTGATTGCGATGGGCGCATGCACATCATCCGGAGGAATGTATCGTACCTATTCAGTTGTGCAGGGCATTGACCAGTTTCTCCCTGTCGATGTCTATGTCGCAGGCTGCCCGCCCCGTCCGGATAATCTGCTCAACGCGTTGATCAAACTGCAGGAAAAAGTGCAACGTGGAGAGAGTAAGGGGAGCTTCCCTGCGTATGTAGGCGAAGCGAAGCTCAACCAACCGCAGGCTCTCCCGATAATCTCAGGCTGAGGAATGAACGCTGTTATCATCGATAAATTGCAGGCGCGGTTTGGGAAAGAAAGTGTCCTTCCCAGTGAATTCCGGGATGAACTCACGATCGTCGTGCCGAAGAACCAGATCGTCGACATCTGCCGCTTCCTCAAAGAGGATGCAGAGTTGAAATTCGATTTCCTAATGGATCTTTGCGGCATTGACATGAACACTCCCGAGAATCGATTCGGGGTGATCTACAACATTTACTCGCTGACGAACAAGTTCCGACTTCGTCTGAAGACCTTCACCGAAGAAGCAGACCTCAAGGTCCCGACCGTCACTGGTGTGTGGGGCACAGCGAACTGGCACGAACGCGAAACATTTGACATGTTCGGCGTAGTGTTTGAAGGGCACCCTGATCTGCGAAGGGTCTACATGCCCGAGGATTTTGAACATTTCCCGCTTCGGAAGGACTTTCCTCTCATGGGAATCCCCGGATCCATTCCTCTGCCGAAGAACAAGTGACGGAAACCCGAATGGAAGAAGTCCCGAAAAAGACGAAGATTCTTCAGGCCCTTGAGGACCAGAACACCAGCGTGTCGTTTGAAGATCCGCTTGAGAATGATATGATCCTCAACATGGGCCCCCAGCATCCGGCGACGCATGGTGTGCTGCGGCTTCTCATTCGACTCGACGGTGAAACCGTCGTGGGATGCGTGCCCGAAATCGGTTATCTCCATCGCGGCTATGAGAAGCTGGCTGAGAATTCCACGTTCCACGAGTTTATTCCTCACACAGACCGTCTCGATTACCTCTCCCCGTTGAACAACAACACGGCGTATGCTCTTGCCGTTGAGAAACTCCTCGGGATTGAAGCGCCTCCCCGTGCTCAGTATATCAGGGTAATGATTTCGGAACTCGCGCGTATCTCGTCGCACTTGATGTTTCTCGGTTCGCTTGCGATGGATGTTGGAGCGCTGACCGTCTGGATGTGGGCGTTTCGTGAGCGGGAGAAGCAGTATGATATCTTCGAAAATATCGCGGGTGCACGATTCACGACAAGTTATACGCGCATCGGCGGACTTGCACAGGACGTGGAAGCATCGACGCTTGCGATGGTAAGAGCATTCGTGGAAGCATTGCCCGGCCACCTCGTCGAATGCGAGAAACTCCTCAACACGAACCGAATTTTCCTCGAGCGCACGGATGGCGTTGGGGTTATCACACGGGATCAGGCGGTCGACCTGGGTCTCACGGGCCCCGGCCTTCGCGCGTGCGGTGTCGATCATGACCTTCGGAAAGCGAATCCGTATCTCGTCTACAAAGATCTCGATTTCGGTGTGCCGCTGTATGAGGGAGGCGATGCACTCGCACGGTACTACGTCCGAATGGCCGAGATGAGGGAGAGCGTCAGCATCATCAAGCAAGTGCTGGAGAAGATGCCGTCCGGCGATGTGCATGCATTCAAACCGAAGAAGGTGCTTCCCCGCAAAGAGCGCATCTACACGCGGATGGAAGAGCTTATTCACGATTTCATGCTGGTGAATTTCGGAGTCGATCCACCTGTCGGCGAGACGTACAGCGCTGTCGAGGCGCCCAAGGGTGAACTGGGCTTCTACATATATAGTGACGGCAAAGGTTACCCGTGGCGGCTAAAAATCCGCTCTCCGTCATTCGTAAACCTCCAATCCCTCCCAACGATGATTATGGGTTGCATGATCTCCGATGTTGTCGCAGTCATTGGCAGTCTCGACCCGGTCATGGGAGAAGCAGATAAATGATTTTCGATTGCCGAATGTCGATTGTCGATTTGAAGACGACGAGCGACAATAATCGACAATCGTAATCTCGTGGTGAGCGAAACCGAACCATCGCAAATCGACAATTACCAGAATGCTATCTCAACAAAATCTCGACAAGATAGAGGACTTGAAGAAGTCCTACCCCACGACGCAGGCATTGGTGTTGCCGGTGCTCTGGATGGTGCAGGAGGAGCACGGCTACATCTCCGAAGAATCGATGCGGTATGTTGCCGGGATTTTAAACGTGACGTTTGGTCACGTGCTCGGCCTCGTGACCTTCTATACAATGTTCAATTCGAAGCCGATGGGGAGACGGCACGTCGAGGTATGCACGAATGTCTCCTGCATGCTTCGCGGATCGGACAAGATTGTCGCACATCTCGAAAAACGTCTCGGTATCGGTTTGGGGGAGACCTCGAAGGACAAGAAATGGACGCTCTCAGAAGTTGAGTGCATGGGTTCGTGTGGAACTGCGCCGATGCTCGCTGTTGGCGAGGAATACTACGAGAACCTCACGGAAGAGAAACTCGATCGGATTATCGCAGAGCTGGAGCGAGAGTAGACTGCCATGGAAAAGTATATTCTACCTGACATACACGGACTGCACATGATAGACGTCTACGAGGCGCACGGCGGTTACAAGGCGCTTCGGAAAGCCCTGGGGATGAAGCCTGAGGAAGTGACGGATGAAGTGAAAAAGTCCGGCTTGCGCGGCAGGGGAGGAGCGTGTTTCCCCACAGGATTGAAGTGGACCTTCATGCCTAAGCAAACGACAAAGCCAAAGTATCTTTGTGTGAACGGTGACGAGTCGGAACCCGGAACATTTAAAGACAGGCAGATCTTTGAATCCAATCCTCATCTCCTGATCGAAGGGATTCTGATCGGCGCATACGCCATGGGTGTCACCACCTCGTACGTCTATATCAGAGGCGAGTATGGCAAGTGGATCCGCATGGTCGAGAAAGCGGTGGCCGACGCGTATGCGAAGGGGTATGTGGGGACCAGCATCGCGGGATCTTCGTTCTCAACCAACATCGTTATCCATAAAGGCGCCGGCGCCTACATTTGCGGTGAAGAATCGTCGCTGATGAATTCTATCGAAGGTTTGCGTGGCTACCCGCGCATTAAACCTCCTTTCCCTGCCCAGTTTGGTTTGTGGGGCTGCCCGACGACGATCAACAATGTCGAAACCATGAGCAACATCCCATTGATTCTCAACAATGGATGGGAATGGTATTCGAAGATCGGCGCGCCGAAACATCCCGGACCGATACTCGTTGGCATCAGCGGACATGTCAACAAGCCCGGTGTCTATGAACTGCCCACCGGAGTACCTTTGCTCGAGATCATCTACAAGCACGCGGGCGGTGTGCCGGAAGACAAGAAGATCAAGGCTCTCATCCCCGGAGGTTCTTCGACGATGATCATGCGCGGTGACCAACTTGAAGGCGCATGCATGGACGCAGAGTCCCTGAAAGCAGCCGGATCGTCTGTCGGAACAGCGGGCATGATAGTCATGGATGAAGACACGGACCTTATCAGGGTCATTGAACGCATCGCGATGTTTTACTATCACGAATCGTGCGGGCAATGCACCCCGTGCCGTGAAGGAACTGGATGGCTCTGGAAAATCCTGAAACGGTTCGGGAAGGGGGAAGGCCGGATGGACGACATCGATCTGTTGATGGACATTGCCAACAACATCGAAGGGAACACGATCTGTGCTCTCGGTGATGCTGCGGCGTGGCCGGTTCAATCAATGATCCGGCGGTTCCGCGATGAATTCGAAAAACGAGTCAATTCTGCTCCGGCACGAATCGGGCAGGAAGCCGCGGCCTGACCAGCCAACGTCAGCCTGAATAATGAAGCCCGTGTTCGCCAGACCTGACAAAGGGGCGTTCATGGGCTTTCTTTTTTTATCCGACTCCGGGGAACTGAATCCCTGATAAAATGCAACAAACGGCCCGGTATGACTGTATACGAAGGACCCTAGAGGGACAACGTAAGAAGGAACACGAAGGGATTTCGATACGTCTATATGACTGAATCCGGACACATAAAGCAGCCGATGGCCTATCAAACGCTGGCGCAGCCGGCTGAAGCACCACTGAAAGCAAAAAGCGACGAAGTGCTGATCACCCTTGTGCATCAGGGAGAGCAGGGTGCCTATCGCATTTTGGTCGAGCGTTACCAGGAACGAATCAGGAATCTGGTCTATTCCATTTTCCACGACCAGCAAGTGGTCGATGATCTGTCCCAGGAAGTGTTCATCAAAGCGTACGAAGCTCTGTCACAGTTCCGGTTCCAGTCATCCTTTTACACGTGGCTGTATCGCATCGCCGTCAATAAGAGCAGGGATGAGCTTAGGAAAAGAAAGGTTCGGCGTTGGTTCTCGCTTCAAACCATGCTGGAGTCGTCGGACAAGGAATTGGGATCGAAGATTGTTGTTGAGCAGCATGACAATGAGCCGCAGGAGTTGCTCGCCGCCGGATTGAAGACGTTGCCGGAGAAGTATCGTATCGCCGTCATTCTGAAAGACATCGACGGACTATCCTATGAAGAAATTGCGGAGATTATGGAATGCGAAATTGGTACAGTGAAGTCAAGACTGTCGCGCGCCCGCGCGATGCTGAGAAAAGTTCTTGAGCCTTTGCTGAAGGAGAGAATCTAAGATGAAACCTCAGACAAAGACCGAACTGTCTCAGCTGCTTTCCGGTTATCTTGACGGAGAGCTCGATGAGCGACAGATACACGATGTGGAAACCATCCTGTCGCAGGATTCCGAAGCCCGGAAGGAATTTGAAGAACTCAGGGCATTGAAGAGCCTGCTGACATCGAAGCGACAGCTTCCGCCGTCCTACGGCTTCTGGAGCCGGTTTTCCACAGAGCTCGAACGAAGGAAGAGGGAAGAGGACAATCTCCTCCCATTTCCGCGGAAGTATGTGCCGGCTGTTGCCATCAGCGGTGCGATTGTTGTGCTCGTTCTTGGTGTTCTGATGTTCCAGCAGCGCTCCAGGCTGATTGAATACGTCAGCAGGCAATCGGAGCGGGTGCAGAAGGCAGTCGAGGATAATGTCCTCAAGGGCTCATTGATGCCCCTCTTCACGCATATCGACAAGAACCAGGCGCTGCAATTTGCCATGTTTGGTACGCTTCCTCTCGATGCGAAGGCGGAAACGGAAATGCGCGTAAATGAAGACTCTGCCCGCGGCTACACGATCGATGTTGATAAGAAGAGGGAGCGGAAGACACCTACGGTGACGGTGCAGGATTTTGTCGATGAGGTGCAACCGAGCCATGTACAGCTCCAGATTATTGATTCTTTGCTCGACCTCGGCCGGGTGAAGCTCGAAGGTTCGATCCTGGTGGCCGAGGACAAAGCGATGGCCGTCAATCCAGAACTCTCGCGATTGAACCGGGTCATGCTTTCCGGTATTGCTGCGGCCCTGGAACCCGATCAGCGTGTGAAGTTCGAACAATTCCTGCATTCCAGGAAGTCGACGTATATGCTGGCTGGCGGACGGCGTGGACCGGAATCCGCCGAGCGCATCTATCATACGATGAGGACTCCTGAAGGGATGGCGCAGTTCGTGGTCTTTTCGCCCGATACGGTTCTCGTCTCGCGACTCGAGATTGATCTTGACAGTTTGCGCCGTCACACCGGAGCGATGGTGGAAAGACAGAGGACTGTAGGGGTGCACGTAAACAGTTTGATACGACGGATGGCGGAGCGCGAGATGGCGGTGAGTATGCAACAACGTCCGCCGGCACCTCATGTGCGGATATCCGGGGATTCGGATTCATTCAGCATTCAGGTCAGCACGGGATGGGAGGGTATGCCCGCAATGCCCAGGGATCCGTGGGTGAGGCCTCGTATGTCAGAGCAGGTTGGGAGACATGGTCAACAGCCAGGTGCAGGATTCAATATGCAACTCGGAGGGGACGACAGTTCCTTCTTCTTCAACCTCGACATGGATAGTATCGCGGTACGGATTGGGAAGTCGGTCAACGGAGGAGGCTTTGAGGTATTCAAGGGAGATCCAAGATCGCGCGGTCGTGCTGTCCAGGGAAAGGAGCGCAAGATGTCGAAGCTGGATTCCCTTATGAACGAGATGGACAAACGCGAGCGTCAGCGCGAACGATTGCAGAAGGAAAAGCAACTTCCAGAGCCAAGACGCTAAGCGAGTACAAGAGAGCCTTTTTTGAGGACGGGGCCCCGATGCGCAATGCCGCACCGGGGCTCGTCATTTCAGGTGGTTTGCTTATCTTTTCACTCTTGCATATATTTATTTCACAGAAACCTTCCGGAGAGTGATAGACCTACTTGTCAGAACACATCAAAGTTCGCATTAGCCGCGTTGGTCAGGGGGAACATGACCTTCCGCTCCCGGCATATGCAACATCAGGTTCAGCGGGGATGGACCTTGTTGCAAATGTCGAGGCCGATGTTTGTATCAATCCTGCCGAGACCATTCTTGTCCCAACCGGGATCAGCGTTCAGCTTCCCGAGGGGTACGAGGCACAGGTACGTCCTCGCAGCGGTCTCGCCATCAAACACCAGATTGGGATCCTGAACTCGCCCGGGACGATTGACTCGGACTACCGCGGCGAAGTGAAGATCGTGCTCACGAATTTCGGAAAACAACCGTTCACCGTCCGGCGTGGTGATCGTATCGCGCAGATGATTGTTCAGAAATACGCCAGGGTCGAGTGGGACGAAGTGCAGTCGCTGGATGAGACTGCTCGCGGCGGCGGGGGATTTGGCCACACTGGTGTTTCGTCGTCCAAGGGGGAGAGATCATGA from Ignavibacteriales bacterium includes these protein-coding regions:
- the mltG gene encoding endolytic transglycosylase MltG, whose protein sequence is MQAVAIVLLALASGTMYAIFFASNTSVLASERTVIIPRGASFRTVLDSLESSGVLRVRWTLSLAGRVLGLTKTMKVGKYLFPRGLSNIAILNDLAEGKSRILINIPIPEGWRMERIALQCGKILGVDSQRFISLCDNSSFRKELGIDAPSIEGYLLPDTYKFLWQVSEEEIIERMVGEFRKFYADSLKRRQDDLGFSMKEVLALASIVEGEAILDRERPVIAGVYLNRLKKRMRLEADPTVQYALPEWKRRLTYSDLRIDSPYNTYLYYGLPPGPINNPGRKSILAALYPEKHSFLYFVADGTGGHVFSRNYAEHQKAVNSYRRMKREAAKAAGS
- a CDS encoding transposase; protein product: MQPDPKIFYRRRLPHYQPPGETFHVTFRLAGSLPVEVVVRLKHEHEAIKRKVRQVGKSEEQRKLTRELGATYFDKYDGLLDRAGNGPTWLGDDRVASVVMSALLYRDGNIYDMLAACVMPNHVHVLMHVKRSDASLYRILQSLKSYTAVTCNACLNRSGAFWHHESYDHVIRDGAELERTIWYILENPVKAGLCRNWRDWRWTYVKKGLVEP
- a CDS encoding Ig-like domain-containing protein, with translation MRNILLIVLLPFILLSCAGQRAPEGGPIDTDPPTVASTIPANYATRFSGRSITLEFNEYVDHRSVEGAVFVSPSLGQLEFDWSGREVEIRFAGTLRRSTTYVVTIGTDVVDLHNRNKMAQSYTLAFTTGEDIDHGAVEGRVFPRRETDPALGAMIFAYRLDGLNPDTLDPRTTKPDYVTQSGKDGGFLLRHLTFGSYRIIAVRDDYKNLLYDPETDEFGAQPDEIVLTPTDTLKAGVWMRLGKEDTTAVRMTKAASTNNRHVMIELSSPMDTSGLSANWFRVSDTVSQKPLGVLSVCPVIPKMTSVVVVTDTQRAGEGYRVEISSLRGVNGLRVSPSANRLTFSGSEVRDTLAPRIASISLADSAKEIDLQPKFLLSFSDAVKRERAGNSISLIDSSRSAVPLRLRWLSDASVEVMPQGRLASRTWFTLRIGMRSVMNLAGRAGKDSLRVFRFQTIDDELFSSIEGFIHDVSVSDPKGDVFLVARNVSRKEPKEYVVRLSQPGPFMLSDLLEGKYLLQAFRDRDDDGKFSPGQVFPFRRSERFTEYPDTLRLRARWPLENVELKLH
- the ndhC gene encoding NADH-quinone oxidoreductase subunit A; amino-acid sequence: MLESYVPIFVMVAGGIIFGVVMVKLNEWFGPRRPSPEKLSTYESGMDPVRSARERFSVKYYMVAVLFILFDIEVVFLYPWAVSFKQLGVGGFIEMVVFIAILLIGYFYVWRKGALEWD
- a CDS encoding NADH-quinone oxidoreductase subunit B codes for the protein MGLEHALGDSFLTTKIDLAINWCRKNSLWPMPMGISCCAIEMMAFAGPRFDVARFGSEVFRFSPRQSDVMIVAGTTTFKMAKVVRKIYDQMPDPKWVIAMGACTSSGGMYRTYSVVQGIDQFLPVDVYVAGCPPRPDNLLNALIKLQEKVQRGESKGSFPAYVGEAKLNQPQALPIISG
- a CDS encoding NADH-quinone oxidoreductase subunit C is translated as MNAVIIDKLQARFGKESVLPSEFRDELTIVVPKNQIVDICRFLKEDAELKFDFLMDLCGIDMNTPENRFGVIYNIYSLTNKFRLRLKTFTEEADLKVPTVTGVWGTANWHERETFDMFGVVFEGHPDLRRVYMPEDFEHFPLRKDFPLMGIPGSIPLPKNK
- the nuoD gene encoding NADH dehydrogenase (quinone) subunit D — encoded protein: MTETRMEEVPKKTKILQALEDQNTSVSFEDPLENDMILNMGPQHPATHGVLRLLIRLDGETVVGCVPEIGYLHRGYEKLAENSTFHEFIPHTDRLDYLSPLNNNTAYALAVEKLLGIEAPPRAQYIRVMISELARISSHLMFLGSLAMDVGALTVWMWAFREREKQYDIFENIAGARFTTSYTRIGGLAQDVEASTLAMVRAFVEALPGHLVECEKLLNTNRIFLERTDGVGVITRDQAVDLGLTGPGLRACGVDHDLRKANPYLVYKDLDFGVPLYEGGDALARYYVRMAEMRESVSIIKQVLEKMPSGDVHAFKPKKVLPRKERIYTRMEELIHDFMLVNFGVDPPVGETYSAVEAPKGELGFYIYSDGKGYPWRLKIRSPSFVNLQSLPTMIMGCMISDVVAVIGSLDPVMGEADK
- the nuoE gene encoding NADH-quinone oxidoreductase subunit NuoE, whose product is MLSQQNLDKIEDLKKSYPTTQALVLPVLWMVQEEHGYISEESMRYVAGILNVTFGHVLGLVTFYTMFNSKPMGRRHVEVCTNVSCMLRGSDKIVAHLEKRLGIGLGETSKDKKWTLSEVECMGSCGTAPMLAVGEEYYENLTEEKLDRIIAELERE
- the nuoF gene encoding NADH-quinone oxidoreductase subunit NuoF, with amino-acid sequence MEKYILPDIHGLHMIDVYEAHGGYKALRKALGMKPEEVTDEVKKSGLRGRGGACFPTGLKWTFMPKQTTKPKYLCVNGDESEPGTFKDRQIFESNPHLLIEGILIGAYAMGVTTSYVYIRGEYGKWIRMVEKAVADAYAKGYVGTSIAGSSFSTNIVIHKGAGAYICGEESSLMNSIEGLRGYPRIKPPFPAQFGLWGCPTTINNVETMSNIPLILNNGWEWYSKIGAPKHPGPILVGISGHVNKPGVYELPTGVPLLEIIYKHAGGVPEDKKIKALIPGGSSTMIMRGDQLEGACMDAESLKAAGSSVGTAGMIVMDEDTDLIRVIERIAMFYYHESCGQCTPCREGTGWLWKILKRFGKGEGRMDDIDLLMDIANNIEGNTICALGDAAAWPVQSMIRRFRDEFEKRVNSAPARIGQEAAA
- a CDS encoding sigma-70 family RNA polymerase sigma factor, with the protein product MAYQTLAQPAEAPLKAKSDEVLITLVHQGEQGAYRILVERYQERIRNLVYSIFHDQQVVDDLSQEVFIKAYEALSQFRFQSSFYTWLYRIAVNKSRDELRKRKVRRWFSLQTMLESSDKELGSKIVVEQHDNEPQELLAAGLKTLPEKYRIAVILKDIDGLSYEEIAEIMECEIGTVKSRLSRARAMLRKVLEPLLKERI
- the dut gene encoding dUTP diphosphatase, whose product is MSEHIKVRISRVGQGEHDLPLPAYATSGSAGMDLVANVEADVCINPAETILVPTGISVQLPEGYEAQVRPRSGLAIKHQIGILNSPGTIDSDYRGEVKIVLTNFGKQPFTVRRGDRIAQMIVQKYARVEWDEVQSLDETARGGGGFGHTGVSSSKGERS